The following proteins come from a genomic window of Streptomyces sp. GS7:
- a CDS encoding response regulator transcription factor, with product MLFVEDGPMVPASKEWSQTDGRGASTVVMGAGVTPDEVLRRVSELHAIRPSSVGRSVDVLSPREQEVLRFIAAGMTHGQVSRRIGISQHTVDTYVKRVRSKLSVGNKAELTRIALSLSPS from the coding sequence GTGCTGTTCGTCGAAGACGGGCCGATGGTCCCCGCATCGAAGGAGTGGTCGCAGACCGATGGGCGCGGCGCGAGCACCGTCGTCATGGGTGCCGGGGTGACGCCCGATGAGGTGCTGCGGCGCGTGTCCGAACTGCACGCCATCCGCCCATCGTCGGTTGGCCGCTCGGTGGATGTGCTGTCCCCTCGCGAGCAAGAGGTGTTGCGGTTCATTGCTGCCGGAATGACGCACGGTCAGGTCTCACGACGCATCGGGATCAGCCAGCACACCGTCGACACGTACGTCAAGAGGGTGCGCTCGAAGCTCAGCGTCGGAAACAAGGCCGAACTCACTCGCATTGCCCTCAGCCTCAGCCCCTCGTGA
- a CDS encoding AfsR/SARP family transcriptional regulator produces MQAAWDEDPPATAAHQTRKAVADLRRRIPDGSRLIVTDGPGYRAMPADHELDLIEFGTHLTKAGGAAAADNPSHAAEELRRALRLWRGPVLEGRGSALIEAASTMLDERRLAAAERFFDIRLGLGDAAQLVIDLRDTVTRHPTRETLRGQLMLALYRTGRQAEALEEFHRVRKLLQEELGIDPGPQLSGLYEAILREAPELAPAEPLPPAHPTQAHEPPEEPSAPPADRAVVPCTLPSDLVDFTGRRKELDALLARITAGKERGERTSRIVAIDGMGGSGKTSLAVRAAHQVAGEFPDGRLHLDLRGFTPDESPVSPTTALGVLLRAVDTPGDRIPDDIEGRTALWRSTLAGRRLLLLLDNARDVGQVLPLLPASPGCLVLVTSRARLVDLDGAEWLSIGPMSREDSLLLIEEVLGAACVAAEPAATAELVQLCGRLPLALRIVTARLRNRPRWTVEYLVDRLRDETQRLEELSAGERSVAASLHLSYQAMDEEHRTAFRVLGLHPGPDIDVYTAAAMLGSDVRGAEDVLERLLDVHLLQQPAIGLYRFHDLVRTFAQSRRHPATEQEDTAAVRRLLDYYVTATESACTVLFAGRESRATGIPDYLGQLPPLTDTANCTCWFDREHDSLIAAVSLAHRSDLDRHAVCLTRNVVFWLNARGQFKEFRDLGRMAVEAARRAEDLALLGISLSNLGVACWKLGLLEEGLAVATEGRGIAVGFRDRHTEAHSESTIGLLLTVLGRHAEALPHLEHAIALERELKVPRAEAQTLTNLSTLYAQWGRYEEAAAAARQALELHRTFDDRNNRVMALTDLAFAHVGLGAYEKADACLTQARALCEVSSAPGDVALTLALSAEVAEYLGRRSEASCFAGQALELAQASGSPTRQAKVENLVGGLCRCRNEHDRALSLHTHAHQLAAAIQYRAEETRALSGMADAARALGDTASSAEYRAAATALLDSLD; encoded by the coding sequence GTGCAGGCCGCATGGGACGAGGATCCACCCGCGACGGCCGCGCACCAGACCCGCAAGGCCGTCGCCGACCTGCGTCGGCGCATCCCGGACGGTAGCCGCCTCATCGTCACCGACGGCCCCGGCTACCGGGCGATGCCGGCCGACCATGAGCTGGACCTGATCGAGTTCGGAACCCACCTGACGAAAGCCGGCGGAGCAGCCGCTGCGGACAACCCCTCGCACGCGGCCGAGGAACTGCGCCGGGCCCTTCGGCTGTGGCGCGGCCCGGTCCTGGAAGGCAGGGGAAGTGCGCTGATCGAGGCCGCCTCGACCATGCTCGACGAGCGCCGGCTGGCGGCGGCCGAGCGCTTCTTCGACATCCGCCTCGGCCTCGGTGATGCGGCCCAGTTGGTGATCGACCTGCGGGACACCGTCACACGCCACCCCACGCGCGAGACCCTCCGAGGACAGCTGATGCTCGCGCTGTACCGCACTGGGCGCCAGGCCGAGGCCCTTGAGGAGTTCCACAGGGTCCGGAAACTCCTCCAGGAGGAACTCGGAATCGACCCCGGACCGCAGCTGAGCGGACTGTACGAGGCGATCTTGCGAGAAGCCCCGGAGCTGGCGCCTGCGGAACCGCTGCCCCCGGCTCACCCGACGCAGGCTCACGAGCCACCGGAGGAGCCATCCGCGCCCCCGGCCGACAGGGCCGTGGTCCCTTGCACTCTGCCGTCCGACCTCGTCGATTTCACCGGCCGCCGGAAGGAACTCGACGCACTTCTCGCCCGCATCACCGCCGGTAAGGAACGCGGTGAGCGGACCAGCCGGATCGTGGCCATCGACGGAATGGGCGGCAGCGGCAAGACGTCTCTCGCCGTGCGGGCGGCCCACCAAGTGGCGGGGGAATTCCCCGACGGCCGGCTCCACCTCGACCTGCGCGGCTTCACGCCCGACGAATCACCGGTGTCCCCGACGACCGCCCTCGGTGTGCTGCTCAGAGCGGTCGACACCCCCGGGGACCGCATACCCGACGACATCGAGGGCCGCACCGCGCTGTGGCGCTCCACCCTGGCCGGCCGCCGGTTGCTGCTTCTGCTCGACAACGCCAGAGACGTTGGGCAGGTCCTTCCCCTTCTGCCCGCCTCACCGGGATGCCTGGTCCTGGTCACGAGCCGGGCGAGGCTGGTCGACCTCGACGGAGCCGAATGGCTCTCGATCGGCCCGATGTCCCGTGAAGACAGCCTGTTGTTGATCGAGGAAGTACTCGGTGCGGCGTGTGTGGCCGCTGAGCCAGCGGCGACCGCCGAACTGGTCCAGCTGTGCGGCCGACTGCCCCTCGCGCTGCGCATCGTGACCGCCAGGCTGCGCAACCGCCCGCGATGGACCGTGGAATACCTGGTGGATCGGCTGCGAGACGAGACCCAGCGGCTGGAAGAGCTGAGCGCCGGTGAACGCAGCGTCGCGGCGTCCCTGCACCTGTCGTACCAGGCCATGGACGAGGAACACCGCACCGCCTTCCGCGTGCTGGGCCTGCACCCGGGCCCGGACATCGATGTGTACACGGCGGCCGCCATGCTGGGCTCGGACGTACGGGGCGCCGAGGACGTACTGGAACGGCTGTTGGACGTACATCTCCTCCAGCAGCCCGCCATCGGCTTGTACCGGTTCCACGACCTTGTGCGCACTTTCGCCCAGAGCCGTCGCCACCCCGCCACCGAGCAGGAGGACACCGCAGCCGTCCGCCGTCTCCTGGACTACTACGTGACCGCCACAGAGTCGGCGTGCACGGTGCTCTTCGCCGGCCGCGAAAGCCGCGCCACCGGCATACCCGACTACCTCGGTCAACTGCCGCCTCTCACCGATACGGCGAACTGCACCTGCTGGTTCGACCGCGAACACGACAGCTTGATCGCTGCCGTCTCGCTCGCCCACCGCAGCGATCTCGACCGTCACGCCGTATGTCTCACACGCAATGTCGTCTTCTGGCTCAACGCCCGCGGGCAGTTCAAGGAGTTCAGGGATCTCGGGCGGATGGCGGTCGAGGCCGCACGCCGGGCCGAGGATCTGGCGCTGCTCGGCATCAGCCTGTCCAACCTCGGTGTGGCGTGCTGGAAACTGGGGCTTCTGGAAGAGGGGCTCGCGGTGGCCACAGAAGGGCGCGGCATCGCGGTCGGCTTCCGTGATCGGCACACCGAGGCACACAGCGAGTCCACGATCGGGCTCTTGCTGACCGTGCTCGGACGCCACGCTGAAGCGCTGCCGCATCTGGAGCACGCGATCGCACTGGAGCGGGAGTTGAAGGTACCGAGGGCGGAGGCCCAGACCCTCACCAACCTCAGCACGCTGTACGCACAGTGGGGCAGGTACGAGGAGGCGGCCGCCGCAGCACGTCAGGCCCTGGAGCTCCACCGGACCTTCGACGACCGCAACAACCGTGTGATGGCGCTGACCGACCTGGCTTTCGCTCACGTTGGCCTTGGGGCGTATGAGAAGGCTGACGCCTGTCTCACCCAGGCCCGTGCGCTGTGCGAAGTGTCGAGCGCTCCGGGAGACGTTGCTCTGACCTTGGCACTCTCCGCCGAGGTGGCCGAATACCTGGGCCGGCGGTCAGAGGCGTCCTGCTTCGCCGGACAGGCACTCGAACTCGCGCAGGCGAGTGGCAGTCCGACGCGGCAGGCAAAGGTCGAGAACCTCGTCGGTGGACTGTGCCGGTGCAGGAACGAGCACGACAGGGCCCTGTCCCTGCACACCCACGCACATCAGCTCGCTGCCGCAATCCAGTACCGTGCGGAAGAAACGAGAGCCCTGAGCGGAATGGCCGATGCGGCAAGGGCACTCGGTGACACCGCCTCGTCGGCCGAGTATCGCGCGGCGGCGACCGCGCTGCTCGACTCCTTGGACTGA
- a CDS encoding ATP-grasp domain-containing protein, which translates to MSKEYERLLLLEPEAHILAAATAAGLDTWLVTGLVDGRLNEEQLCGRRVRTDFQDADRLFTKLVKTAVTHEIPHVLYFGDEEVIHLAVERALLELSPTSAEPLRRLRDPELMRRILNQAGVSVVRAKSALNVVAVRTLAEEFTAPVVVKAGFGPRTTVLRDGDDLDAWAADAPAGPYVVEEFLTGPRISVDTLSREGMHQVTGMTARADSGADLLYPAPLSEADRTAIRTAVRALLDLAGLEHGPAHTEVVVTERGPRIAASAARPAPSAIRRLIQAATGRPPEEDVLSALIGSLPRCPAPTSFAALTRLAVPCTGPNLAAALDDIRGLSHVHDARFAAASDGTPAHVQVIVRGGSPEAAQERLTEVRSRWATNPNVSGNVAGGKW; encoded by the coding sequence GTGAGCAAGGAATATGAGCGGCTCCTCCTGCTGGAGCCGGAGGCCCATATCCTCGCAGCCGCGACGGCGGCCGGGTTGGACACTTGGTTGGTCACAGGTCTCGTGGACGGGCGGCTGAACGAGGAACAGCTTTGCGGACGACGGGTGCGCACCGACTTCCAGGACGCGGACAGGCTGTTCACCAAACTGGTGAAGACCGCCGTCACCCATGAGATTCCCCATGTCCTGTACTTCGGCGACGAGGAGGTGATCCACCTTGCCGTCGAGCGCGCCCTCCTGGAACTGTCGCCGACGAGCGCGGAGCCGCTGCGCAGGCTCCGTGATCCTGAACTCATGCGACGCATCCTCAATCAGGCCGGAGTGTCCGTCGTGAGGGCCAAGTCGGCCCTGAACGTGGTGGCCGTCCGTACCTTGGCCGAGGAATTCACTGCGCCCGTGGTCGTCAAGGCCGGGTTCGGACCGCGGACCACTGTCCTGCGCGACGGGGATGACCTCGACGCCTGGGCGGCCGATGCTCCTGCCGGGCCGTATGTCGTCGAGGAATTCCTGACCGGGCCACGGATCAGTGTGGACACGCTTTCGCGGGAGGGCATGCATCAGGTGACCGGCATGACCGCCAGGGCGGACTCGGGCGCCGATCTGCTGTATCCGGCGCCGCTGTCCGAGGCCGACAGAACTGCGATCCGGACGGCCGTAAGAGCCCTGCTGGACTTGGCAGGACTGGAGCACGGGCCTGCTCACACGGAGGTGGTCGTCACCGAACGCGGCCCTCGGATCGCCGCATCCGCGGCGCGGCCGGCCCCGAGCGCGATCCGGCGCCTCATACAGGCGGCCACCGGCCGGCCTCCGGAGGAGGACGTGCTGTCCGCACTCATCGGCTCATTGCCACGGTGTCCCGCTCCGACTTCCTTCGCTGCTCTCACCCGCCTGGCGGTCCCCTGCACCGGCCCGAATCTGGCAGCAGCCTTGGACGACATCCGCGGCTTGAGCCACGTCCACGACGCTCGCTTTGCAGCAGCCAGTGACGGCACTCCCGCGCACGTCCAGGTCATTGTCCGAGGCGGTTCGCCGGAGGCGGCCCAAGAGCGACTTACCGAAGTGCGGAGCAGGTGGGCGACGAATCCGAACGTGAGCGGGAACGTGGCCGGCGGGAAATGGTAA
- a CDS encoding MgtC/SapB family protein encodes MAIVNEWQMVDNIAAGLGFAAAIGLERQWRARMAGLRTNALVAAGSAPFVLFVQLRLRAGHQYRRMRRLAAQIVSGISFLGAGVIIRDGLSVRGLNTAAELWCSVAVGALAGTGLYVLAGLGTVAVVGANLLLRPLGRRLDREPRGGAEVATDYYFEAVCTEPEEAHIRALIVQAVAQPGFRLRSVFSRDAEEGKVTVAAELTTERRDDSLLETAVSRLSLEPAVSAVSWTVIGYPAENGDGYPAEEASHHRFRNFFTGRRRGGAPRR; translated from the coding sequence ATGGCCATCGTCAACGAATGGCAGATGGTGGACAACATTGCTGCCGGGCTCGGCTTCGCAGCTGCCATCGGCCTGGAGCGGCAGTGGCGGGCCCGGATGGCTGGGCTGCGGACGAACGCGCTGGTGGCCGCCGGGTCCGCGCCGTTCGTCCTGTTTGTCCAACTGCGGCTTCGCGCAGGCCACCAGTACCGTCGGATGCGACGGCTCGCGGCCCAGATCGTCTCCGGCATCAGCTTCCTGGGAGCCGGTGTCATCATCCGGGACGGGCTGAGCGTGCGCGGCCTCAACACCGCTGCCGAACTGTGGTGTTCGGTTGCAGTAGGAGCCCTGGCCGGTACGGGGCTGTACGTACTGGCGGGGCTCGGGACGGTCGCGGTGGTGGGCGCCAACCTGCTGCTGCGGCCGCTGGGCCGGCGTCTGGACCGGGAGCCGCGCGGCGGCGCCGAGGTCGCCACCGACTACTACTTCGAGGCGGTGTGCACCGAGCCGGAGGAGGCACACATCAGAGCCCTGATCGTCCAGGCCGTCGCCCAGCCTGGCTTCCGGTTGCGCTCGGTGTTCAGCCGCGACGCGGAGGAGGGGAAGGTCACCGTCGCCGCGGAACTCACCACCGAACGCCGCGACGACTCGCTTCTCGAAACGGCCGTCAGCCGACTGTCGTTGGAGCCCGCGGTCTCCGCGGTGAGCTGGACGGTGATCGGCTACCCGGCCGAGAACGGCGACGGCTACCCAGCGGAGGAGGCATCCCACCACCGGTTCCGGAACTTCTTCACCGGGCGGAGGCGTGGAGGAGCACCACGGCGGTAG
- a CDS encoding IS5 family transposase (programmed frameshift) encodes MVERLVPDELYELFQRVVPPAPSRPQGGGRRRYGDREVLAAIIFVATTGCTWRQLPPVFGPSGPTVHRRFTEWTAARVWAKLHRVILDELGSRGDLDWSRCAIDSVNMRALKGELTGPNPVDRGKKGSKVHLITERTVLPLSIGISGANLHDGQALKPLVRGIPPIRSRRGPRRRRPAKLHADKGYDYDDLRRWLRGRGIRHRIARRGIESSTRLGRHRWTIERTMSWLASCRRLHRRYERKAEHFLAFTAIACSLICYRRLTK; translated from the exons ATGGTGGAACGCTTGGTGCCGGACGAGCTGTACGAGCTGTTCCAGCGGGTTGTGCCACCCGCTCCGTCGCGGCCGCAGGGCGGGGGCCGACGCCGGTACGGTGACCGTGAGGTCCTCGCGGCGATCATCTTTGTGGCCACGACGGGCTGCACCTGGCGGCAGTTGCCGCCCGTCTTCGGTCCGTCGGGGCCGACCGTCCACCGGCGCTTCACCGAGTGGACCGCTGCCCGGGTCTGGGCCAAGCTCCACCGCGTCATCCTCGACGAGTTGGGATCGCGCGGGGACCTGGACTGGTCGCGCTGCGCCATCGACTCGGTGAACATGCGGGCCCTGAAA GGGGAGCTGACAGGTCCGAATCCTGTCGACCGGGGCAAGAAGGGCTCGAAGGTCCACTTGATCACCGAGCGGACCGTTTTACCCCTGTCTATCGGGATCTCCGGTGCGAACCTGCACGACGGTCAGGCACTCAAGCCGCTCGTCCGAGGCATCCCGCCGATCCGCTCGCGCCGCGGGCCGCGCCGACGACGGCCCGCCAAGCTCCATGCGGACAAGGGGTACGACTACGACGACCTGCGTCGATGGCTCCGCGGGCGAGGCATCCGGCACCGCATCGCCCGCAGAGGCATCGAGTCCTCCACCCGACTGGGCCGGCACCGCTGGACGATCGAGCGCACAATGTCCTGGCTCGCCAGCTGCCGCCGCCTGCACCGCCGCTACGAGCGCAAGGCTGAACACTTCCTCGCCTTCACCGCCATCGCCTGCAGCCTCATCTGCTACCGCAGACTCACCAAATGA
- a CDS encoding ALF repeat-containing protein gives MKLSRISSVVAAAAIAPAVLFASPAVAADAATAPVNSAPDTAPDAKPDTQGNAKADDDNRVAILRIIHKSKPGSSVYEAGQAAMNGSPEDRVRFLKEGCELARFADDRLRTVQISSTAGKGLRRAALEALRKGTHEALRQFLEVGQYAARDEDNCVEISRILHTAKRGSVLYESIQKVLDGSPEDRTRFLEVGQYEARETDDRILVTRISGSGGRHLMEAARKALLSDRAEDIRHFLDVGQYEARRLDDAEAAKAKDSKDQDGKDQENAKEAQESKDAEATSGENQQQGGAKDVKGAMEPNGTTGAKPAADTSSTSSSGAQLAATGAGSATPWAVGGTVVALTAGAGLVLASRRRASQS, from the coding sequence GTGAAGCTGTCCCGTATTTCATCTGTTGTCGCCGCCGCGGCGATCGCGCCTGCCGTCCTGTTCGCCTCTCCGGCTGTCGCCGCCGACGCCGCCACGGCGCCGGTCAACTCGGCCCCTGACACCGCACCGGATGCGAAGCCGGACACGCAGGGCAACGCGAAGGCCGACGACGACAACCGCGTCGCCATCCTCAGGATCATCCACAAGTCCAAGCCCGGCAGCAGCGTCTACGAGGCCGGGCAGGCGGCCATGAACGGCTCCCCCGAGGACCGCGTGCGCTTCCTGAAGGAAGGCTGCGAACTGGCCCGGTTCGCGGACGACAGGCTGCGCACCGTCCAGATCTCCAGCACCGCCGGCAAGGGGCTGCGGAGGGCGGCCCTGGAAGCGCTGAGGAAGGGCACCCACGAAGCTCTTCGCCAGTTCCTGGAGGTCGGCCAGTACGCGGCGCGCGACGAGGACAACTGCGTCGAGATCTCCCGCATCCTCCACACGGCCAAGCGCGGAAGCGTGCTCTACGAGTCCATACAGAAGGTCCTGGACGGCAGCCCCGAGGACCGCACCCGCTTCCTCGAAGTGGGCCAGTACGAGGCCCGCGAGACCGACGACCGCATCCTCGTCACCCGCATCTCCGGGAGCGGCGGCCGCCACCTCATGGAAGCAGCCAGGAAGGCGCTGCTGAGTGACAGAGCCGAGGACATCCGCCACTTCCTCGACGTCGGCCAGTACGAGGCCCGCAGGCTGGACGACGCCGAGGCCGCCAAGGCCAAGGACAGCAAGGACCAGGACGGCAAGGACCAGGAGAACGCCAAGGAAGCCCAGGAGTCCAAGGACGCCGAGGCCACCAGCGGCGAGAACCAGCAGCAGGGCGGCGCCAAGGACGTCAAGGGTGCCATGGAGCCCAACGGCACCACCGGCGCCAAGCCCGCCGCAGACACCTCCAGCACCAGTTCCTCGGGCGCCCAGCTGGCCGCGACCGGCGCCGGCTCGGCCACCCCCTGGGCCGTCGGCGGCACCGTCGTCGCCCTCACCGCCGGCGCCGGTCTGGTCCTGGCCTCCCGCCGCCGCGCCTCCCAGAGCTGA
- the lysA gene encoding diaminopimelate decarboxylase gives MTSASASSPAASSSTGELPGSLDGPRLAGAAAEYGTPLWVYDADTIRAQIARLRRFDVIRFAQKACSNLHILRLMREEGVLVDAVSEGEIERALAAGYQVAGANEPIVFTADLLNRSTLRRVVELGVPVNAGSPQMLDQVGTAAPGHPVWVRVNPGFGHGHSRKTNTGGEHSKHGIWHEHLEESLALVDKHGLDLVGLHMHIGSGVDYSHLESVCETMVKQVRMTGRDIQAISAGGGLSVPYAPGDPEIDTDRYFRLWDAARQELASELGHPVRLEIEPGRFLVANSGVLAAEVRAQKPVGSNYFVLVDAGFNDLMRPAMYGSHHRVSVLDAEGGLRREEARDAVLAGPLCESGDVFTQVEGGDVEPVPLPRTEIGDLVVFHDTGAYGASMSSNYNSRPLIPEVLVDGDETRLIRRRQTIDELLAPELDPGV, from the coding sequence ATGACCTCTGCTTCCGCCTCTTCCCCCGCTGCCTCCTCCTCTACGGGGGAGCTTCCCGGCTCCCTCGACGGGCCGCGGCTCGCCGGCGCGGCCGCGGAGTACGGCACCCCGCTGTGGGTGTACGACGCCGATACGATCCGCGCGCAGATCGCCCGGCTGCGTCGGTTCGATGTGATCCGCTTCGCCCAGAAGGCCTGCTCGAACCTGCACATCCTGCGTTTGATGCGCGAGGAGGGCGTACTGGTCGATGCGGTCTCGGAGGGCGAGATCGAGCGGGCGCTCGCGGCCGGCTACCAGGTCGCGGGAGCGAACGAACCCATCGTCTTCACCGCCGACCTGCTGAACCGGTCCACGCTGCGCCGCGTCGTCGAACTGGGCGTCCCGGTCAACGCCGGCTCGCCGCAGATGCTCGACCAGGTGGGCACGGCCGCCCCCGGCCACCCGGTCTGGGTACGGGTCAACCCCGGCTTCGGCCACGGGCACAGCCGTAAGACCAACACCGGTGGTGAGCACAGCAAGCACGGCATCTGGCACGAGCACCTGGAGGAGAGTCTCGCGCTGGTCGACAAGCACGGGCTGGACCTTGTCGGCCTGCACATGCACATCGGCTCGGGCGTGGACTACAGCCACCTGGAGTCGGTCTGCGAGACCATGGTCAAGCAGGTCAGGATGACCGGGCGGGACATCCAGGCCATCTCGGCCGGCGGCGGCCTCTCCGTGCCCTACGCGCCCGGTGACCCGGAGATCGACACCGACCGCTACTTCAGGCTCTGGGACGCCGCCCGCCAGGAACTCGCCTCCGAACTGGGCCACCCGGTCCGGCTGGAGATCGAACCCGGACGCTTCCTGGTCGCGAACTCCGGTGTCCTGGCCGCCGAGGTACGCGCCCAGAAGCCCGTCGGGAGCAACTACTTCGTGTTGGTCGACGCCGGGTTCAACGACCTGATGCGGCCCGCGATGTACGGCAGCCACCACCGTGTCTCGGTGCTCGACGCGGAGGGCGGGCTCCGCCGCGAGGAGGCCCGGGACGCGGTTCTGGCCGGCCCGCTCTGCGAGTCGGGGGACGTGTTCACGCAGGTCGAGGGCGGCGATGTGGAGCCCGTGCCGCTGCCCCGCACCGAGATAGGTGACCTGGTGGTCTTTCACGACACCGGGGCGTACGGCGCCAGCATGTCGTCGAACTACAACTCCCGGCCCCTCATCCCCGAAGTCCTCGTCGACGGCGACGAGACCAGGCTGATCCGCCGCCGGCAGACGATCGACGAGCTGCTGGCACCCGAGCTCGATCCCGGGGTCTGA
- a CDS encoding YybH family protein — MIEYTEISYGPESRNRLHEAGDPSAEGALAALESFYYALNNRDIEALRADWTADPLAQLNNPVGGILRGGVLIAELYEKIFAGSLNVTVTFGDVVAYVGERHAVFAGRESGHYLGPDGSRIPLEIRTSRYFRYEAGRWSQYHHHGSIDDPAALGAYQQAVRG, encoded by the coding sequence GTGATCGAATACACCGAGATTTCCTACGGTCCTGAGTCCCGGAACCGACTGCATGAGGCCGGGGATCCTTCCGCCGAAGGCGCGCTCGCCGCGCTGGAGTCGTTCTACTACGCACTGAACAACCGTGACATCGAGGCTCTGCGCGCTGACTGGACCGCCGATCCGCTGGCCCAGTTGAACAACCCCGTCGGAGGCATCCTTCGCGGTGGGGTCCTGATCGCTGAGCTCTACGAGAAGATCTTCGCCGGCTCGCTGAATGTCACCGTCACGTTCGGCGATGTCGTCGCTTACGTCGGCGAGCGGCACGCCGTCTTCGCAGGTCGGGAGAGCGGCCACTACCTGGGACCGGACGGCAGCCGGATCCCGCTGGAGATCCGCACCAGCCGCTACTTCCGCTACGAGGCAGGGCGCTGGAGCCAGTACCACCACCACGGGAGCATCGACGATCCCGCTGCTCTCGGCGCATACCAGCAGGCCGTGCGCGGATGA
- the leuA gene encoding 2-isopropylmalate synthase has product MASCETTKFPTLRTPSGDVPPDSPVWNPQRPSAMPHYRYQPVHHRVALPLADRTWPSRRIERAPLWVPVDLRDGNQALAEPMDTERKRRMFDLLVTMGFKEIEVGYPSASQTDFDFVRHLATSGAVPEDVTVSVFTAARRDLIDRTVASIEGLPRTVVHLYTATAPTWRDVVLERSRTEVHGLIRDAATYLMRRAEEQPGADIRFEFSPEVFNLTEPDFVLEVCNSVTELWEACPDRPVIHNLPATVEVATPNVYADQIEYMDRHLTRRESVILSVHPHNDRGTGVACAELAMLAGAQRVEGCLFGNGERTGNVDLVTLALNLYAQGVNPMIDFSDIDAVREVVERCTRLPVHPRHPYGGELVHTAFSGTHQDAIAKGMAHHAKQAAEQGVRAEEAPWAVPYLPIDPGDVGRTYEEVIRINSQSGKGGIAHLLHTHHGLDLPKAMRADFSRTVQHMSDASGRELSHKDLWDLFRTTYIGPVQEGPVELVSWSTMESGPGEHRFACTLHIDGQARHCQGSGNGPLSAFTDALGTAGIEVDILNYTEHATTTGPGSHAISYAECRVKDITCWGAGWDTSILAASVHAVMAAVNRAERSRP; this is encoded by the coding sequence ATGGCTTCCTGCGAGACCACGAAGTTCCCCACGCTGCGCACTCCGTCCGGTGATGTTCCGCCGGATTCGCCGGTGTGGAATCCGCAGCGACCGAGCGCGATGCCGCATTACCGCTATCAGCCCGTACATCACCGTGTCGCCCTGCCCCTGGCGGACCGGACCTGGCCGTCCCGCCGGATCGAGCGGGCCCCGCTGTGGGTACCGGTCGATCTGCGCGACGGTAACCAGGCGCTGGCCGAGCCGATGGACACCGAGCGCAAGCGCCGGATGTTCGACCTCCTGGTCACCATGGGCTTCAAGGAGATCGAGGTCGGCTACCCCTCCGCCAGCCAGACCGACTTCGACTTCGTACGCCACCTGGCCACCAGCGGGGCGGTGCCCGAGGACGTGACCGTGTCCGTCTTCACGGCGGCCCGCCGCGATCTCATCGACAGGACCGTCGCCTCGATCGAGGGGCTCCCGCGCACCGTCGTCCACCTCTACACGGCCACCGCTCCCACATGGCGGGACGTGGTCCTGGAACGATCCCGCACGGAGGTTCACGGGCTGATCCGGGACGCGGCCACCTACCTGATGCGGCGGGCCGAGGAACAGCCGGGGGCGGACATCCGGTTCGAGTTCTCCCCCGAGGTGTTCAACCTCACGGAGCCGGACTTCGTCCTGGAGGTCTGCAACAGCGTGACCGAGCTGTGGGAGGCATGCCCGGACCGACCGGTGATTCACAATCTGCCGGCGACGGTGGAGGTGGCAACGCCCAATGTGTATGCGGACCAGATCGAGTACATGGACCGCCACCTGACGCGGCGTGAGTCGGTGATCCTGTCCGTCCACCCGCACAACGACCGTGGCACCGGCGTCGCCTGCGCGGAGCTTGCCATGCTGGCTGGCGCGCAGAGGGTGGAGGGCTGCCTGTTCGGCAACGGCGAACGGACCGGGAACGTCGACCTGGTCACCCTGGCCCTGAACCTGTATGCGCAGGGCGTGAACCCGATGATCGACTTCTCCGACATCGATGCCGTACGTGAGGTGGTGGAGCGCTGCACCCGGCTGCCGGTCCACCCCCGCCACCCCTATGGCGGCGAACTCGTGCACACGGCCTTCTCCGGCACTCATCAGGACGCCATCGCCAAGGGCATGGCCCATCACGCCAAGCAGGCTGCCGAGCAGGGCGTCCGTGCTGAGGAGGCGCCATGGGCGGTGCCATATCTGCCCATCGATCCGGGTGACGTCGGCCGCACGTATGAGGAAGTCATCCGCATCAACTCCCAGTCCGGCAAGGGCGGCATCGCCCACCTTCTCCACACCCATCACGGCCTGGATCTGCCGAAGGCGATGCGCGCGGACTTCTCCCGCACGGTGCAGCACATGTCCGATGCCAGCGGACGGGAACTGTCGCACAAGGACCTGTGGGACCTCTTCCGTACCACGTACATCGGCCCTGTCCAGGAAGGCCCGGTCGAGCTGGTCTCCTGGAGCACTATGGAATCCGGCCCCGGCGAGCACCGGTTCGCCTGCACTCTGCACATCGACGGCCAAGCGCGCCACTGTCAGGGATCCGGCAACGGACCACTGTCGGCCTTCACCGATGCCCTCGGTACGGCCGGGATCGAGGTCGACATCCTCAACTACACCGAGCACGCCACCACCACCGGACCGGGCAGTCACGCCATCTCCTACGCCGAGTGCCGTGTGAAGGACATCACCTGTTGGGGCGCAGGCTGGGACACCTCCATTCTGGCCGCGTCGGTTCACGCCGTCATGGCCGCCGTCAACCGCGCCGAACGGAGTCGACCGTGA